In one window of Zingiber officinale cultivar Zhangliang chromosome 11A, Zo_v1.1, whole genome shotgun sequence DNA:
- the LOC122032495 gene encoding zinc finger CCCH domain-containing protein 24-like, giving the protein MNCLTVEIDEEEESNLLEHAANNDVESFRRSIERDPLAIDEVGLWYGRKKGSNRMVLEHRTPLMVASTYGSLDALKFIVSLPSVDINRASGPDRTTALHCAASGGSYYAVDAVKLLLDAGADPDLIDANGNRAADVVVAPPKLPGVKLALEELLGGSINSTVAVEYRGLPLCVMTTSSISDSPPLSLSPDEEGSPLSNSTSSPPIAKFSDLPRVVVSEKKEYPVDPSLPDIKNSVYASDEFRMFSFKIRPCSRAYSHDWTECPFVHPGENARRRDPRKYHYSCVPCPDFRKGACRRADMCEYAHGVFECWLHPAQYRTRLCKDGSSCSRRVCFFAHTNEELRPLYMSTGSAVPSPRSSSAALEMAAALGLMPGSPSSVSAIMSPFTPPMSPLSNGAGHSTLGWQQSSVPTLNLPANNNQSSRLRSSLSARDMPLEDLSEFDTQQLLNDMNYSGLGSFAGNNSARNKTLTPSNLDEIFSAEIASSPRYNSDQGAFFQPSHRSAILNQLQQQQQHTLLSPIKTSVFSPTADDAQHLSAHSLLQSSRTITSPSLMSPRSMEPVSPLSPRLAMLSQRERQQQTLRSLSSRDLSPILSPTICSSVSSAWSKWAAPSGAADWGVNGEELVRLRRSSSFEMRGNVDEPDLSWVHSLVKESPPEKLVSVAMSPSTSGLPTICGDNSKSINSLIEGCDQAAVLGAWLEQMQLDQALT; this is encoded by the coding sequence ATGAACTGCCTTACAGTGGAAATAGACGAGGAGGAGGAGTCCAACCTCCTCGAGCACGCCGCGAACAATGACGTCGAATCCTTCAGGCGGTCCATCGAACGTGATCCCTTAGCCATTGATGAGGTTGGCCTCTGGTATGGCCGCAAGAAGGGTTCCAACCGCATGGTGCTCGAGCATCGGACTCCGTTGATGGTGGCCTCAACATACGGAAGTCTCGATGCGCTCAAGTTCATCGTCTCCTTACCTTCCGTAGATATCAATCGAGCCTCTGGCCCTGATAGAACTACAGCGCTCCACTGTGCTGCCTCTGGTGGATCCTATTATGCTGTTGATGCTGTGAAGTTGCTTCTTGACGCTGGTGCCGATCCCGATTTGATTGATGCCAATGGAAACCGCGCGGCCGATGTGGTCGTGGCGCCTCCCAAGTTGCCTGGTGTAAAGCTTGCTCTCGAGGAACTTCTAGGAGGCAGCATCAACAGTACAGTGGCGGTAGAATATCGCGGTCTTCCTCTTTGCGTGATGACTACCTCTTCTATCTCCGATTCACCACCTCTGTCTTTGTCACCTGATGAGGAAGGTTCTCCTTTGTCCaactctacttcttctccacccATAGCTAAGTTCTCTGATCTTCCTAGGGTTGTTGTGTCTGAGAAGAAAGAGTATCCTGTTGATCCATCACTCCCAGACATCAAGAACAGTGTATATGCTAGTGATGAGTTCCGCATGTTTTCATTCAAAATCCGTCCGTGTTCCCGAGCTTATTCTCATGACTGGACTGAGTGCCCCTTTGTCCATCCAGGCGAGAACGCTAGGCGGCGTGACCCAAGAAAGTATCACTATAGCTGTGTCCCATGCCCTGATTTTCGGAAAGGGGCATGTCGAAGGGCGGACATGTGTGAGTATGCTCATGGGGTGTTTGAGTGCTGGCTTCACCCAGCCCAGTATCGCACAAGGCTCTGTAAGGATGGATCTAGCTGCTCCCGCCGTGTTTGTTTCTTTGCACACACGAATGAGGAGCTGCGTCCACTTTATATGTCTACTGGCTCTGCTGTGCCCTCTCCCCGGTCATCTTCTGCTGCATTGGAGATGGCTGCAGCTTTGGGTCTTATGCCCGGATCACCATCTTCAGTTTCTGCTATTATGTCCCCTTTCACACCACCCATGTCACCACTGAGCAATGGTGCTGGCCACTCAACTCTCGGTTGGCAGCAGTCAAGTGTGCCTACCTTGAATCTTCCAGCGAACAATAACCAGTCAAGCAGGCTACGCTCCTCTCTCAGTGCAAGAGATATGCCTTTGGAGGACCTCTCAGAGTTTGATACCCAGCAGCTATTAAATGATATGAACTACTCTGGGTTAGGTTCATTTGCAGGAAACAACTCTGCCCGGAACAAAACCTTGACTCCCTCAAACCTAGATGAAATTTTTTCTGCTGAGATTGCCTCATCTCCGAGGTATAATTCTGATCAGGGGGCTTTTTTTCAGCCCTCTCACAGGAGTGCTATACTCAATCAGCTGCAACAACAACAGCAGCATACTCTGCTGTCACCCATTAAAACAAGTGTCTTCTCTCCCACAGCTGATGATGCCCAACATCTCTCTGCTCATTCTTTGTTGCAATCATCACGCACTATAACTTCTCCTAGCCTCATGTCTCCAAGAAGTATGGAGCCTGTCTCTCCGTTGAGCCCTCGCCTTGCTATGCTTTCTCAGCGGGAGAGGCAGCAACAGACACTCCGTAGCCTGAGTTCACGTGATCTTTCTCCCATTTTATCGCCAACCATTTGTTCTTCAGTTAGCTCAGCTTGGTCCAAGTGGGCAGCACCCTCTGGTGCAGCTGATTGgggagtgaatggagaagagctAGTCCGGCTTAGGCGGTCGTCCTCCTTTGAGATGCGTGGAAATGTAGATGAGCCTGATTTGTCATGGGTTCATTCACTAGTAAAAGAATCACCACCTGAGAAATTAGTTTCTGTAGCAATGTCTCCTAGCACGTCTGGCTTGCCTACAATCTGCGGTGACAATTCCAAATCCATTAATAGTCTGATAGAGGGATGTGATCAAGCTGCAGTACTTGGTGCATGGCTTGAACAAATGCAACTTGATCAGGCCTTAACTTAA